In Octopus sinensis unplaced genomic scaffold, ASM634580v1 Contig02586, whole genome shotgun sequence, one DNA window encodes the following:
- the LOC115227291 gene encoding uncharacterized protein LOC115227291, with the protein MCKKLNSMTMDDKIRRSGLTTAIPNQIFSTEKKTPKKIDQTIYGEIVLEDIPQAPISPIKSLIAEVPSIYIDHTDSATSESMDLADCKKYDNKQISKEFCDLPTQMVEENESIHINSVSTKSPCTDINSSIDSKQEEEYLLKKEYETINLKLKAMKKIMTMSPHSGKWKFEKDFEKSFLLNLLNTETGKVIFSMIDLFFPTFKGSAKNSQ; encoded by the exons atgtgtaaaaagtTAAATTCCATGACCATGGACGACAAGATTCGAAGAAGTGGATTAACGACTGCCATTCCA AATCAAATATTTTCAACCGAAAAAAAGACTCCCAAAAAAATAGACCAGACGATCTATGGGGAAATTGTGCTTGAAGATATCCCTCAGGCTCCTATTTCTCCTATAAAGTCTCTAATTGCCGAAGTGCCTTCTATATACATTGATCACACCGATTCAGCAACCAGCGa AAGTATGGATTTGGCGGATTGTAAAAAATATGACAATAAACAAATTTCTAAAGAGTTCTGCGATCTGCCAACACAAATGGTGGAAGAGAATGAGTCAATTCATATTAATTCAGTTTCCACAAAATCGCCATGCACTGACATAAATAGCTCGATAGATTCAAAACAGGAAGAAGAATATTTACTAAAGAAGGAATACGAAACCATCAA TTTGAAATTAAaagcaatgaaaaaaattatgacaATGAGCCCCCATTCTGGAAAATGGAAATttgaaaaagattttgaaaagtcGTTTTTATTAAATCTGTTAAATACAGAAACCGGTAAAGTAATATTTAGCAtgattgatttatttttcccAACTTTTAAAGGCTCCGCTAAAAATTCCCAGTGA